The Pseudonocardia alni genome includes a region encoding these proteins:
- a CDS encoding IS256 family transposase: MAAPHSVDPAQLVEEFASAGVSPDLLQTMIATMANALMSSQADQQCGAGYGERSSERTNQRNGYRAREWDTRAGTIELAVPKLRQGSYFPDWLLTHRRRAEQALVTVVATAYLLGVSTRRVEKLAEQLGVKSLSRSQVSEMATHLDGQVAAFRERPLDQGPYTFVWVDALTVKVREDGRVVNVHALLATGVNADGHREILGLDVASSEDGAGWLAFLRGLVARGLSGVQLVISDAHPGLVAAIASALPGAAWQRCRTHYLRNLLSRVPKSAQPHVATQVRTIFDQPDADAVTAQYGRVVDTLTARWPDAAEHLDNARDELLAFTAYPREVWRQIWSNNPQERLNKEIRRRTDVVGIFPGRDSLIRLVGAVLAEQSDEWTENRRYMGLDLLARSRIRIVTTEAAPTGSEALMTTEAITA, encoded by the coding sequence ATGGCCGCACCACACAGTGTGGACCCTGCCCAGCTTGTCGAGGAGTTCGCCTCGGCGGGTGTGTCGCCGGATCTGTTGCAGACGATGATCGCGACGATGGCGAACGCGTTGATGTCGTCGCAGGCCGATCAGCAGTGCGGGGCCGGCTATGGCGAGCGCAGCAGCGAGCGGACGAACCAGCGCAACGGCTACCGGGCCCGGGAGTGGGACACCCGAGCGGGCACGATCGAGTTGGCGGTGCCGAAGCTGCGCCAGGGCTCCTATTTCCCGGACTGGCTGCTGACCCACCGCCGCCGCGCCGAGCAGGCCCTGGTCACCGTCGTGGCCACGGCCTACCTACTCGGTGTCTCCACCCGGCGGGTGGAGAAGCTGGCCGAACAACTCGGGGTGAAGTCGCTGTCGCGTTCGCAGGTCAGCGAGATGGCCACCCACCTCGACGGGCAGGTCGCCGCGTTCCGCGAGCGCCCGCTCGACCAGGGCCCGTACACGTTCGTGTGGGTCGACGCGCTCACGGTGAAGGTCCGCGAAGACGGCCGGGTGGTCAACGTGCACGCGCTGCTCGCGACCGGGGTGAACGCCGACGGGCACCGCGAGATCCTCGGCCTGGATGTGGCCTCCAGCGAGGACGGAGCGGGCTGGTTGGCGTTCCTGCGCGGTCTGGTCGCCCGCGGCCTGTCCGGGGTCCAGCTCGTCATCTCCGACGCCCATCCCGGCTTGGTGGCGGCGATCGCCTCGGCGTTGCCGGGTGCGGCGTGGCAGCGGTGTCGCACCCACTACCTGCGTAACCTGCTCTCCCGTGTTCCGAAGTCGGCGCAGCCGCATGTCGCTACGCAGGTGCGCACGATCTTCGACCAGCCCGACGCCGACGCCGTCACAGCCCAGTACGGACGCGTGGTCGACACTCTCACCGCGCGCTGGCCCGACGCAGCCGAGCACCTCGACAACGCCCGCGATGAGCTGCTGGCGTTCACCGCATATCCGCGCGAGGTCTGGCGCCAGATCTGGTCGAACAACCCTCAAGAGCGACTGAACAAGGAGATCCGCCGTCGCACCGACGTGGTCGGGATCTTCCCCGGCCGCGACTCCCTGATCCGCCTCGTCGGCGCCGTCCTGGCCGAACAGAGTGATGAGTGGACCGAGAACCGCCGCTACATGGGCCTCGATCTACTGGCCCGCTCACGCATCCGCATCGTCACCACCGAAGCCGCACCGACCGGCAGCGAGGCACTCATGACAACCGAGGCAATAACCGCCTAG
- a CDS encoding phosphotransferase produces MRLTDGSEAVVKVREDDGRGAGCVRVQAQLAERGFPCPRPLTRAVTSDGMVVHAEEFRPGGEVWGGDSPEVAGRYGQVFGWLLEELQNVQAGPLLPNPRWVRWDHPGPGVWPSIAFLDEKDQSLVPQFVSEVAQRARSRLRAADAPCVLGHADFEAQNLRWKGPTLWAIHDWDSVAWQPEAALVGAASGAFPRLPGEPPSLATIASSEAFVEAYQQVRGRSFTAEEQELVWAASLWPVAHNARWDALHRTTTSPSTAALVGQATDRLAWAGA; encoded by the coding sequence ATGCGTCTGACGGACGGATCCGAGGCAGTCGTGAAGGTCCGTGAGGACGACGGCCGCGGGGCTGGCTGTGTGCGCGTGCAGGCGCAGCTCGCTGAGCGCGGGTTTCCGTGCCCGAGACCGTTGACGAGGGCAGTCACCTCGGACGGGATGGTCGTTCATGCCGAGGAGTTCCGGCCTGGCGGGGAGGTGTGGGGCGGCGATTCCCCCGAGGTCGCAGGGCGCTATGGACAGGTGTTCGGCTGGTTGCTTGAGGAGCTGCAGAACGTGCAGGCCGGCCCGCTGCTGCCGAATCCGCGCTGGGTCCGGTGGGACCACCCCGGGCCCGGCGTCTGGCCGAGCATCGCTTTCCTCGATGAGAAGGACCAGAGCCTCGTGCCGCAGTTCGTCAGCGAGGTCGCCCAGCGAGCGCGGTCGCGGCTGCGAGCGGCGGACGCGCCCTGTGTCCTGGGCCATGCCGACTTCGAGGCGCAGAACCTGCGCTGGAAGGGCCCGACGTTGTGGGCGATTCACGACTGGGACAGCGTGGCCTGGCAACCCGAGGCTGCGCTGGTCGGTGCTGCGAGCGGAGCGTTCCCCAGACTGCCTGGTGAACCGCCGTCGCTGGCGACGATCGCCAGCTCAGAGGCGTTCGTGGAGGCATATCAGCAGGTGCGCGGCCGATCGTTCACCGCCGAGGAGCAGGAGCTCGTCTGGGCAGCGAGCCTGTGGCCGGTCGCCCATAACGCCCGCTGGGACGCACTGCATCGAACAACGACGTCGCCCTCGACAGCGGCGCTGGTCGGGCAGGCGACCGATCGCCTCGCTTGGGCTGGTGCATGA
- the istB gene encoding IS21-like element helper ATPase IstB, giving the protein MSPTSTSTSPATNGTRTTATKTAGSDGLGAQLAYLTRALKVPTIAACWEKMAEQARDQNWSHEEFLAALLARQVADREAAGTTMRIRTAHFPQVKTLEDFNLDHLPSLRRDLLAHLATGTFVSKAENVILLGPPGIGKTHLAIGIGVKAAQAGRSVLFDTASNWIARLGAAHHTGTLEAELKKIRRYRLIIVDEVGYIPFDQDAANLFFQLIASRYEQGSVMVTSNLPFGRWGETFSDDVVAAAMIDRLVHHAEVLTLSGESYRTRARRELLAKDRATSD; this is encoded by the coding sequence ATGAGTCCCACCAGCACCAGCACCAGCCCGGCTACGAACGGGACCCGCACCACCGCGACGAAGACGGCTGGCTCGGACGGGCTGGGCGCGCAGCTGGCTTATCTGACCCGGGCGTTGAAGGTCCCCACGATCGCGGCCTGCTGGGAGAAGATGGCCGAGCAGGCGCGGGACCAGAACTGGTCGCACGAGGAGTTCTTGGCCGCGTTGCTGGCCCGCCAGGTCGCCGACCGCGAGGCCGCCGGGACCACGATGCGGATCCGGACCGCGCACTTCCCGCAGGTCAAGACGTTGGAGGACTTCAACCTCGACCATCTGCCCTCGTTACGCCGGGACTTGCTCGCTCACCTGGCGACGGGGACGTTCGTGTCGAAGGCGGAGAACGTGATCCTGCTGGGTCCGCCCGGGATCGGGAAGACGCATCTGGCGATCGGGATCGGGGTCAAAGCCGCGCAGGCTGGGCGCTCTGTCCTGTTCGACACCGCTTCCAACTGGATCGCCCGGCTCGGCGCCGCCCACCACACCGGCACTCTGGAGGCGGAACTGAAGAAGATCCGTCGTTACCGGCTGATCATCGTCGACGAGGTCGGTTACATCCCGTTCGACCAGGACGCGGCGAACCTGTTCTTCCAGCTCATCGCCTCGCGTTACGAACAAGGCAGCGTCATGGTCACCTCGAACCTGCCGTTCGGGCGGTGGGGCGAGACGTTCTCCGACGACGTCGTCGCCGCAGCCATGATCGACCGTCTCGTCCACCACGCCGAAGTCCTGACCCTGTCCGGGGAGTCTTACCGGACCCGGGCGCGCCGCGAGCTCCTCGCGAAGGATCGAGCCACCAGCGACTGA
- a CDS encoding IS3 family transposase (programmed frameshift) translates to MPSERTAGKPTTRRYSQEEKAAAVRMVRTLRTELGHDHGVVKRVADQLGYGAESVRLWVRQADVDDGHQPGVTTDEAARVRELEQEVRELRRANEVLKRAAKFLRGGARPPVPQVVAFVDAHRDDVVEGRRLGVELICRVLQVAPSSYYAAKTRPASARARRDAELTPRLVGLWENNYRVYGARKLWKAARRDGLDVGRDQVARLMRAAGIEGARRTKRLRTTRADPVAARHPDLVQRQFRADAPNQLWVTDLTYVPTWAGVAYVCFIVDAFSRMIVGWRVAGHMRTSMVLDALEMARWSRGTRLPDLRCHSDAGSQFTSVRYGERLAEIGAVPSIGSVGDSFDNALAETVNGYYKAELIRGPARDGPWKTVEDVELATLGWVHWHNHQRLHGYLGDRPPHEYEQAFYAAHRDDQHPVGIP, encoded by the exons ATGCCGTCAGAACGCACTGCGGGCAAGCCGACGACGCGGCGGTACTCGCAGGAGGAGAAGGCCGCGGCGGTGCGGATGGTCCGCACCCTGCGCACCGAGCTGGGACACGATCACGGTGTGGTGAAGCGGGTGGCCGATCAGCTCGGTTACGGCGCGGAGTCGGTGCGGTTGTGGGTGCGCCAAGCCGACGTCGACGACGGCCACCAGCCCGGTGTCACCACCGACGAGGCAGCCCGGGTACGCGAGCTCGAGCAAGAGGTCCGCGAACTGCGCCGGGCCAATGAGGTGCTCAAGCGGGCTGCGA AGTTTCTTCGGGGCGGAGCTCGACCGCCAGTACCGCAGGTAGTGGCATTCGTCGACGCCCACCGCGACGACGTCGTGGAGGGGCGCCGGCTCGGGGTCGAGCTCATCTGCCGTGTGCTGCAGGTGGCCCCGAGCAGCTACTACGCCGCCAAGACCCGCCCGGCCTCGGCGCGGGCCAGGCGGGACGCCGAGCTGACCCCGCGGCTGGTCGGGTTGTGGGAGAACAACTACCGCGTCTACGGGGCACGCAAGTTGTGGAAGGCCGCCCGCCGCGACGGCTTGGACGTCGGCCGTGACCAGGTCGCCCGCTTGATGCGCGCGGCGGGTATCGAGGGCGCCCGACGGACCAAGCGCCTGCGCACCACTCGGGCGGATCCAGTCGCGGCGCGCCATCCGGACCTGGTGCAGCGCCAGTTCCGGGCCGACGCGCCGAATCAGCTGTGGGTTACCGACCTGACCTACGTGCCGACCTGGGCCGGGGTCGCCTACGTGTGTTTCATCGTCGACGCCTTCTCGCGGATGATCGTGGGCTGGCGGGTCGCCGGGCACATGCGCACCAGCATGGTGCTCGATGCGCTAGAGATGGCGCGCTGGTCGCGCGGCACCCGGCTGCCGGACCTGCGCTGTCACAGCGATGCCGGGTCGCAATTCACGTCGGTGCGCTACGGCGAGCGGCTCGCTGAGATCGGCGCGGTTCCGTCGATCGGCAGCGTCGGGGACTCGTTCGACAATGCGCTGGCCGAGACCGTGAACGGCTACTACAAGGCCGAGCTGATCCGCGGACCCGCCCGAGACGGTCCATGGAAGACAGTGGAGGACGTCGAGCTCGCGACGCTGGGCTGGGTGCACTGGCACAACCACCAGCGCCTGCACGGCTACCTCGGAGACCGGCCTCCGCACGAGTACGAGCAGGCGTTCTACGCTGCCCACCGGGACGACCAACACCCGGTCGGAATCCCATAG